A region from the Vibrio navarrensis genome encodes:
- a CDS encoding DUF2066 domain-containing protein — MRYLALLMIGWLALPVYALTQVDIYRAEVAIDAEKSNGEELARQQAMQQVIVRASGSVDSVNNPVVSKALQASARYISQLSYGKLGEQTSVKLLFNSAQIRALLTQAQLPFWSENRNNLLVWLVEEQNYDRAIVWEHSGGSVVDGLKSAARERGLPLTMPIGDFDDITGIAISDLWGGFVQPISRASQRYPVDGVLVIRAQGNQLRWSLYDQPPEVMETANQVPMTGSANGEDASATLINTIADFYAKRSAVLVSGESSQSVVVKFLNINNAIDFFSLEKALTAFNSVASLDILKIKGNELTLRVHLLASQAAFEKEAEQLPHVVKFDDPLSSPVEEETLDSDPAALSPEEGAAPSTQIPLPAQDISVTETVAEPLSNGDPLVYEWQGRS; from the coding sequence ATGCGCTATTTAGCTTTATTGATGATCGGCTGGTTGGCTTTGCCGGTCTACGCGTTGACCCAGGTTGATATTTATCGTGCTGAAGTGGCTATTGATGCTGAAAAAAGCAATGGTGAAGAGCTGGCTCGTCAGCAAGCGATGCAGCAAGTGATTGTTAGGGCGTCGGGCTCGGTCGATTCGGTGAACAACCCGGTGGTGAGCAAGGCGCTGCAAGCAAGCGCACGTTATATCTCCCAGCTTAGCTACGGCAAGCTTGGTGAGCAGACGTCAGTGAAGCTGCTCTTTAATAGCGCGCAGATCCGTGCCTTACTGACCCAGGCGCAATTGCCTTTTTGGTCGGAAAATCGCAATAACTTGTTGGTTTGGTTGGTGGAAGAGCAAAATTATGACCGCGCGATCGTCTGGGAGCATTCCGGTGGTAGTGTCGTTGATGGGCTAAAATCTGCGGCTCGTGAGCGTGGTTTGCCACTCACTATGCCGATCGGTGATTTTGATGATATTACTGGCATTGCTATTTCAGATTTGTGGGGCGGCTTTGTGCAACCCATCAGTCGTGCCAGTCAACGCTATCCGGTTGATGGCGTGTTGGTGATTCGCGCGCAAGGCAATCAGTTACGCTGGAGCTTATACGATCAACCGCCAGAAGTGATGGAAACGGCAAACCAAGTGCCGATGACAGGTTCAGCAAACGGTGAGGATGCGAGTGCAACTCTAATCAATACCATTGCGGACTTTTATGCCAAGCGCAGTGCTGTGCTGGTATCTGGTGAATCCTCGCAATCAGTTGTGGTGAAATTTCTCAATATCAATAATGCCATCGACTTCTTTAGTTTAGAGAAAGCATTAACGGCGTTCAATTCTGTGGCAAGCCTCGACATTCTTAAAATCAAAGGCAATGAGCTGACTCTGCGTGTTCACTTGCTCGCCTCGCAAGCGGCATTTGAAAAAGAAGCGGAACAGTTGCCGCATGTGGTGAAGTTTGACGACCCGCTATCGAGCCCGGTAGAGGAAGAGACATTGGACTCAGATCCGGCAGCCCTTTCTCCTGAAGAGGGCGCGGCTCCGTCAACGCAAATCCCCCTGCCAGCACAAGATATCAGCGTTACGGAAACCGTTGCTGAGCCTCTATCCAATGGCGATCCCTTAGTGTATGAGTGGCAAGGCCGCTCTTAG